A region from the Acyrthosiphon pisum isolate AL4f chromosome A1, pea_aphid_22Mar2018_4r6ur, whole genome shotgun sequence genome encodes:
- the Mlc1 gene encoding myosin alkali light chain 1 isoform a (isoform a is encoded by transcript variant 1) encodes MELSKEDIERVNFVWGIYDSTNEGVDAFYLGDLLRALEMNPTLATIEKLGGTKKKGEKKLMVDEFYPIFAQVIKDKDQGVYEDFIECLKLYDKAEDGHMIGGELTHILLSLGEKLSDAELDEVVKDCMDPEDEDGMIPYVPFVKKVMVRLSDMK; translated from the exons gaATTGTCCAAAGAGGATATTGAAC GTGTGAACTTCGTCTGGGGTATCTACGACAGCACCAATGAAGGCGTCGACGCTTTCTATTTGGGAGATCTGCTCCGCGCTTTGGAAATGAACCCAACATTGGCCACCATCGAGAAGTTGGGTGGTACCAAAAAGAAGG GCGAAAAGAAATTGATGGTGGACGAGTTCTACCCAATTTTCGCTCAAGTGATCAAGGACAAAGACCAAGGAGTGTACGAAGATTTCATTGAGTGCCTGAAACTGTACGACAAAGCCGAAGACGGTCACATGATCGGTGGAGAACTGACACACATCCTCCTCTCCTTGG GAGAGAAATTGTCCGACGCGGAACTCGACGAAGTTGTCAAGGACTGCATGGACCCCGAAGATGAGGACGGTATGATCCCCTATGTCC CGTTCGTAAAAAAAGTGATGGTTCGCCTGAGCGACATGAAATAA
- the Mlc1 gene encoding myosin alkali light chain 1 isoform b (isoform b is encoded by transcript variant 2) — MELSKEDIERVNFVWGIYDSTNEGVDAFYLGDLLRALEMNPTLATIEKLGGTKKKGEKKLMVDEFYPIFAQVIKDKDQGVYEDFIECLKLYDKAEDGHMIGGELTHILLSLGEKLSDAELDEVVKDCMDPEDEDGMIPYVPFLAKVCGKPVPADDNPFNK; from the exons gaATTGTCCAAAGAGGATATTGAAC GTGTGAACTTCGTCTGGGGTATCTACGACAGCACCAATGAAGGCGTCGACGCTTTCTATTTGGGAGATCTGCTCCGCGCTTTGGAAATGAACCCAACATTGGCCACCATCGAGAAGTTGGGTGGTACCAAAAAGAAGG GCGAAAAGAAATTGATGGTGGACGAGTTCTACCCAATTTTCGCTCAAGTGATCAAGGACAAAGACCAAGGAGTGTACGAAGATTTCATTGAGTGCCTGAAACTGTACGACAAAGCCGAAGACGGTCACATGATCGGTGGAGAACTGACACACATCCTCCTCTCCTTGG GAGAGAAATTGTCCGACGCGGAACTCGACGAAGTTGTCAAGGACTGCATGGACCCCGAAGATGAGGACGGTATGATCCCCTATGTCC cGTTTCTGGCCAAAGTTTGCGGAAAGCCCGTACCGGCCGACGACAACCCGTTCAACAAGTAA